A genome region from Roseofilum reptotaenium CS-1145 includes the following:
- a CDS encoding NfeD family protein encodes MALNPIFIWLIAGFILCMMELVTPTAFIELMMGLGAFAVAGVALLLPQLGLGIQIGLWMVFSLGLVLGSRKLLPKRTAYSIQDSKEAQTLTQILPGQSGRVLYEGNSWRAKCDDPQGAIAAEEMVYVLRREGNTLIVIPQKMLNS; translated from the coding sequence ATGGCTCTCAATCCTATATTTATTTGGCTGATTGCTGGCTTTATCCTCTGTATGATGGAACTGGTAACCCCCACAGCTTTTATTGAGCTGATGATGGGACTTGGAGCATTTGCGGTGGCTGGAGTTGCCTTATTGCTTCCTCAACTGGGGTTAGGGATACAAATTGGCCTCTGGATGGTGTTCTCTTTGGGGCTAGTCTTAGGATCTCGCAAACTCTTACCGAAACGGACTGCCTATAGTATTCAAGATTCCAAAGAAGCACAAACTTTAACTCAAATTTTACCCGGTCAATCGGGACGGGTGTTATATGAAGGGAATTCTTGGCGGGCGAAATGTGACGATCCCCAAGGGGCGATCGCCGCTGAGGAAATGGTTTATGTTCTCCGTCGAGAAGGGAATACGTTAATTGTGATTCCCCAAAAAATGCTCAATTCTTAA